A stretch of DNA from Campylobacter gracilis:
GAGGTAAATATCTAAATTAGGCGGAAATGAAATTTTGCTTATGGCAAGGAGTTAAATTCAAAATATGGAAAGTTTTGCACCCAGAAAACGCCCTCTTTTATTCAATAACCAGGCGCATTAGATACATATCCTCGCCGTCGATTACGCTGATTTCGGAGCTTTTGCAGTGCGGGCAAAAAAAGTCGTTCTGCGTCAAATCTCCGCTAAAACCGCAGTTTTTGCATTTTACGACGATTTCTTGGGTATGGATGATGAGATCCGCATTTTCGCAGACGGTGCCTGCGCGAAAGACCTCATAGCAGTTTTGCAGATAATGCGCTTCCACGCCGCTTAGTCGCCCTATTTTTACGTGCAGCTCCCTTATCTGTGGACTTTTCGAACTAAATGTATCGTAAGACGCCTGTGGTTTCGCATCTAAATTTTTATAAAAATCGCCGCTTTTGTCGTTTGGGTTCGTATCTGCAACGCCCGTATTTTCGGTATTTTTAGGGCCTATGTTGGTATTTGCGGAATTCGTATTTTCATTGGCTGTATCGGCGATGTCGCAGCTATTTTTACCGCCCTGCTCGGCCGCGCCTTTTTTCTTTGCTTTTTCGGCGTTTAACGCCTTTTCACATAGCGCCACAAGATCCGCTACAATCGATAGTTCATGCATTTTT
This window harbors:
- a CDS encoding hydrogenase maturation nickel metallochaperone HypA/HybF, whose amino-acid sequence is MHELSIVADLVALCEKALNAEKAKKKGAAEQGGKNSCDIADTANENTNSANTNIGPKNTENTGVADTNPNDKSGDFYKNLDAKPQASYDTFSSKSPQIRELHVKIGRLSGVEAHYLQNCYEVFRAGTVCENADLIIHTQEIVVKCKNCGFSGDLTQNDFFCPHCKSSEISVIDGEDMYLMRLVIE